A window of Nymphaea colorata isolate Beijing-Zhang1983 unplaced genomic scaffold, ASM883128v2 scaffold0021, whole genome shotgun sequence contains these coding sequences:
- the LOC116267950 gene encoding uncharacterized protein LOC116267950, whose protein sequence is MTLNVPVNNAGIPLAIPQEQFLLFRSNIEFEAFLTSHRIIFVSEKPTADFWSFDIPIATLYGESVEFPLFGNTYLKGSSAPNQNLLPGHCHFKLWFMKGGCDAFIKNLDRCIKEVRRFNGNMQMFTMNSGMYNDMRDGKFQHQAFVDPNDPSQIFMQQPK, encoded by the exons ATGACGCTGAACGTGCCGGTCAACAACGCAGGCATCCCGCTGGCCATCCCCCAGGAGCAGTTCCTGCTGTTCCGCAGCAACATCGAGTTCGAG GCCTTCCTCACCTCCCACCGCATCATCTTCGTCAGCGAGAAGCCCACCGCCGACTTCTGGTCCTTCGACATCCCCATCGCCACCCTCTACGGCGAAAGCGTCGAGTTCCCGCTCTTCGGCAACACCTACCTGAAGGGGAGCTCCGCGCCCAACCAGAACCTGCTGCCGGGCCACTGCCACTTCAAGCTCTGGTTCATGAAGGGCGGCTGCGACGCCTTCATCAAGAACCTGGACCGCTGCATCAAGGAGGTGCGCCGCTTCAACGGCAACATGCAGATGTTCACCATGAACAGCGGCATGTACAACGACATGCGCGACGGCAAGTTCCAGCATCAGGCCTTCGTCGATCCCAACGACCCCTCCCAGATATTCATGCAGCAGCCCAAATGA